The Heyndrickxia acidicola sequence TGTCTATACATGTGGTGATCTTGATCCGAATATTGCAGCGGATTACATTGCTGAAGCGTTGGAAGCTGAAACATGTGAAAAAATGGAACTGCCTAGAGGTATGGGTCCAGTCCAAATGAAGAAAGCAAAAGTGGCAGCACACTAATCTGTAACTAAAGTCAATATGGACATGAAAATAAAAACGAAAAGAGTGGCCGATGATTACATTGGCGCACTCTTTTTTGTTATAGAGGTAATTTACTGGTGCAATTTGGAGTTTGCGCAATACTGCCCGACTTGACTCACACCGGACATCGCTGAACGGATGCCCTCCGCTTTTCCTTTTGTCCAGCTCCGTGTGCCATCGGCTCGAGGTCATAATCCAAGCCATCAAAGAGGTTAAAGAGCGAACCTCTTAGCCGCCTTGTCTTATGCTGGTCGCCGGTAAGCGGGCACACTTCGCTTTTCCCTGTCCAGCTCCGTGTGCCATCGGCTCGAGGTCATAATCCAAGCCATCAAAGAGGTTAAAGAGCGAACCTCTTAGCCGCCTTGTCTTATGCTGGTCGCCGATAAGCGGGCACACTTCGCTTTTCCTATAATAAATTCTTGTGATTTTTGAGGCTTTTATATATCATGTAGATAATAGTGTTCGTTTGAACGGAGCTGATTAAATGAAATGTCCGTCTTGCCATCATAATAGCACCAGGGTAGTTGACTCGCGCCCTGTTGATGAAGGACGTTCCATCCGAAGAAGGCGAGAATGCGAGGAGTGTCTATATCGTTTCACAACATTCGAGAAAGTGGAAGAAACACCGCTGATTGTTGTGAAAAAAGAAGGAGTCAGGGAAGAGTTTAACCGTGACAAAATTTTGCGTGGACTCATTAAAGCGTGTGAAAAGCGGCCTGTGGCGTTGGCTGATTTAGAAAAAATACCGATGGAAATAGAAAACAGCCTTCGCAGCAAAGGCTATTCTGAAGTGAATTCTGAAATTGTCGGTGAAATGGTTATGGATAAGCTTGCAGCTCTTGATGAAGTTGCCTATGTCCGATTTGCTTCCGTCTACAGGCAATTTAAAGATTTAAATGTTTTTTTAGAAGAGCTGAAGGATCTTTTAAAAAAAGATTGATCTTAAAATGAAGCTCAGCTTCATCCTAATAGACATTGACTTGCAGGCTCGTTTGACTGTCTTTTTTCATTGACTGTTAAATGAGCCTCACTCAACTTTGCTTATCCATGCACAAAAAGTTAAGGATGTGCCATCCATGAATCAATTATGGAATCATATGCAGCCTGTGGATCGTTACCAAGTAGCCTTAAATGGGATTTTGCATGATTTTGACCGAAAGGTGCTATCATTATTATATCAGCCTTTAATTGGCGCCGGATGCTTTAGTCTTTACATGACTCTTTGGAGCGAAGTGGAGGAGAACCGGCTTTCATCAGAGGAATGGACTCATTACCATCTTATGAATTTTTTATCTGTAAATTTAAGGGAGATATATGAATACCGAATAAAGCTGGAAGGAATGGGACTGTTAAAATCTTTTGTTCAAAAAACGGGGGATGAGCGGATGTTTATTTATGAATTGCAGCCTCCATTATCCCCGGAACAGTTTTTTACTGATGGCATGTTAAATGTATTTCTTTATAGAAAGCTTGGGAAAGCTCATTTCTCCCGTTTGAAAAAATACTTTTCAGACAAATCACCAATTACTCATGAATATCAGGAAATTACACGTACCTTTCAGGATGTCTTTGCGTCACAAGCTGGCGGGGCAAACATTCTTATGGATGAAGAGGGACAGCATGAAAGCAGGGTGATGTCCGACCATGAATATTTTACACGGAAAGAAACAAGCTCGATCAAAATCGAAAATACGGATTTTGATTTTGAAATACTAAAAGCCGGTCTTCACGAAATGATACTGCCACAGAGGGCACTGACGGCTCCAGTGAAAGAAGCCATTCTTAAATTATCATTTTTATACAATATTAACGCAGTTGACATGAAAAATCTCCTGCTTACTGCTTTAAATGATGAGCAGGAGATTGATATTGAGGAACTCCGCAAAGCTGCCAGAGACTGGTATCAAATTGAGAATGCAAATGAATTGCCGAATCTTGTTGACAGGATACAGCCCCCAGTTTACCGGGGAAGTACTGAAAAGGTGTCTACGCAGGAAGAAAAACTGATTGCTTATCTTGAAACGACTTCTCCTAGACAGCTCCTCATTGATATTTCAGATGGAGCGGAGCCTTCCAAGGGTGATCTGCAGGCTCTTGAAGAAGTGATGTTCCAGCAGCAGCTGTCACCTGGTGTTACCAATGTTCTCATTCAATATGTTATGCTGAAGACAGATATGAAGCTTTCAAAGAATTATTTGGAAAAGATTGCTTCTCATTGGTCCAGGAAAAAGGTTAAGTCTGTTAAAGAGGCAATGGAGCTGGCAAAGAATGAGCATCGCCAGTATCAGGAGTGGGCGGAAAACAAGAAAACCCAGAATAACGTCCGGAAACAGCCAATCCGAAAGGAAAAGCTTCCTGACTGGTTTGTGGAAAATGATGAGACAGAAAATCAAAGTGTCCAGGCAAAGCCGGATCAGGAATCAATAGAAGAAAAACGTAAGAGATTGGAAGAACTTCAAAAGAAATTTAAGAAATAGGCGGTGATTGAATGGACAGGATTGACCAGACCCTTGGGAGAATGATGAACAGCGGCGGCTTTCAGCAAAGGTATGAGCAAATGAAGCAGGAGATTATGTCACATCCTGATGTTCAAGCCTTTTTAAGGGAACACACTGGTGAAATTACCCAGACAATGCTTAAAAACAGCATGATGAAGCTGTATGAATATATTTCTCAGGCGAAGAATTGCCGAAATTGCCCGAGTCTTGGGGAATGCGCCAACATGATGAATGGATACGAGCCGGAGCTTTCCTTAAGAGGCAGCTCAATCGACATTCATTACAGAAAGTGTCATCGCAAGGCAATTGATGATGAAAGAAAACAACTAGAAAAAATGATCCAAAGCATTTATATGCCAAAGGACATACTTGGAGCGTCTTTTGGTGATTTCTCTCTTGATACAGAGGGCAGGCTGAATGCCTATGAATTTGCAGTTGACTTTGCAAGCAGATATGAGCCGGGCAAAAAGATGAAGGGCCTGTATTTATACGGTAACTTTGGTGTAGGGAAATCCTATTTGCTTGGTGCCATTGCAAATCAGCTTGCAGAAAAACAAATAGCCTCATTGATTGTATATGTACCTGAATTCTTTAGGGAAATGAAGCAGTCTCTTGGTGATCACACTTTAAGCGAAAAGCTTGAGAGAGTAAAAAAAGCCCCTATTCTTATGCTTGATGACATTGGTGCGGAAGCAATGACGAGCTGGACAAGAGATGAAATTTTAGGTTCGATCGTCCAATTCAGGATGCAGGAAAATCTGCCAACCATTTTCACTTCGAATTTTGATTATCAAGGTCTTCAGCATCATTTAAGCTACACGCAAAGAGGCGAAGAGGAAAAATTGAAGGCTGCCCGCATAATGGAGAGGATAAAATATCTTACGACTCCGGTCAGGGTGGAAGGACCCAACAGAAGGACAGGCATGTAAACGCCTGTCCTTTTGCTTTTTTCTATTCTAAATCAAACAAGCCCTCCATATAATTTAGTAACTCCTGTCATAGGAATTCCATATTGAGCTTGAGGCAGAAATAAGGATTTAGCAGGATGAATGTCAGGTTAAGGGGGGCCAAGAGTGGAACTTATCGTAAAAGGCTTTGATGATGCCGTATGGCTTAAAGAATACTTTGCAAAAAGAGGAAGAAGCATTTATTTCTCAGAAACGATCTTTCAGAATCAAAAGCAGTACACTATGACCATTTCCGAAGTGGATACTGGTACAATAGAGATTCAGGAGGCCATTGTCCACTTTATTATGATAAAAAAACGGAATGACTGGGTAAAAGATATCCTCAGTGATATGTACTATTTTAAAGAAGCGGAGGAACAGGACAACATAACAGAAATAGTTGACGGCATGTTTAAAGGAGAACGCAAGGAACTGACTTCGCTTGTTGGGGAAGTGGATGAAACACGGATGATCCATGATGCTGTTTCTTCTTTTATCCGACAGGGGGATTCCATCTCATTTGACTCGTTTATAACATTTCGGTTAAAGGATTATTTTCAATGTTTAACAAGCTATATTGAAATGGCCATTGATGAGTATAAGATGGAGCAAGATTACCAGGTATTTATCCAGATGCTCCGGGATTATGTTAAAAACCGCAAGCCGAGAAAAAACATAGTTCGTATTTATTTTGAAGAATATGGAGAGTTTTTTCATGAAGACTTTGAAAAAATGACAAAAAAAGATATGGAAGAACTGATCGACCGCCGGCTTCTCACAAACCATCCCGTATACATTGATTCGGTAACCATTGCACCCCTTCTGTCCCTTGCGCCTGCTTCTATTTATTTGTATACAGACAATCCTGATGTAGCCTTAATCAGGACCATTCAAAATATCTTTGAAGAACGGATCACTTTATTAAGGAAAGAAGATTTCTGGAATCAAAAATGCGGATATACCCGGGATGCGGTGAATGATTTTTAATCTTGATGGTTTTCGCATAGATTGCTGCTTTGCGTAAAATGGAACATTCTGTGAGCTGTCTTTTTTCGTGGCATCTTTTCGCTAGTAAATCACAAGTTTTGATATAGAACCTGGATTTTTAAGATTTGTTTATATCAAATAGCAACAAAGTGTACGAAAAGAGCCTTAACCTTTTTCTCCCTTGCTTTTTTCTAAATAACCTTTTATAATTACGTACATATCAATAAATTCCATTTACCATAATGTAAAAGGTAATGATAAGGACAAGGGTATTCTTTTACGGTTTTCAGAGAGGAAAGGCAAGGCTGCAACCTTTCCAACACGAATTGGATACTTACCGCCTTTAAACTTCAACCGTGAACAGCCTTAATAATAGGAATCACTAGCGGTTGACGGGTTATTCCGTTAAAAAAGCCGAAAGCCATTTTATTTTCTGTTGAAATGAAATGGAAATTAGGGTGGAACCACGTGTGAACAAAACTCGTCCCTTTCCAGGGGCGGGTTTTTTTATATTCTTTAGAAAGATAAAGGAGTGACGAACATGTCAGACGTTTTAAAAATGACTTTCCCTGATGGAGCTATAAAGGAATTTCCACAAGGAACAACAACCGAAGATATCGCTGCATCTATTAGCCCTGGCTTAAAGAAAAAAGCGATAGCAGGCAAATTGAATGGCCAATTAGTGGATTTACGCCGTTCGCTTGAAGAAGGCGGATCTATTGAGATCGTAACCCCGGATCATCAAGACGCGCTTGAAGTGCTTCGCCATAGTACTGCACATTTAATGGCACAGGCTGTTAAACGCTTATACGGCAATGTAAAACTCGGAGTGGGACCTGTCATTGACGGCGGAT is a genomic window containing:
- the nrdR gene encoding transcriptional regulator NrdR, with amino-acid sequence MKCPSCHHNSTRVVDSRPVDEGRSIRRRRECEECLYRFTTFEKVEETPLIVVKKEGVREEFNRDKILRGLIKACEKRPVALADLEKIPMEIENSLRSKGYSEVNSEIVGEMVMDKLAALDEVAYVRFASVYRQFKDLNVFLEELKDLLKKD
- the ytxC gene encoding putative sporulation protein YtxC; the encoded protein is MELIVKGFDDAVWLKEYFAKRGRSIYFSETIFQNQKQYTMTISEVDTGTIEIQEAIVHFIMIKKRNDWVKDILSDMYYFKEAEEQDNITEIVDGMFKGERKELTSLVGEVDETRMIHDAVSSFIRQGDSISFDSFITFRLKDYFQCLTSYIEMAIDEYKMEQDYQVFIQMLRDYVKNRKPRKNIVRIYFEEYGEFFHEDFEKMTKKDMEELIDRRLLTNHPVYIDSVTIAPLLSLAPASIYLYTDNPDVALIRTIQNIFEERITLLRKEDFWNQKCGYTRDAVNDF
- a CDS encoding replication initiation and membrane attachment family protein; the protein is MNQLWNHMQPVDRYQVALNGILHDFDRKVLSLLYQPLIGAGCFSLYMTLWSEVEENRLSSEEWTHYHLMNFLSVNLREIYEYRIKLEGMGLLKSFVQKTGDERMFIYELQPPLSPEQFFTDGMLNVFLYRKLGKAHFSRLKKYFSDKSPITHEYQEITRTFQDVFASQAGGANILMDEEGQHESRVMSDHEYFTRKETSSIKIENTDFDFEILKAGLHEMILPQRALTAPVKEAILKLSFLYNINAVDMKNLLLTALNDEQEIDIEELRKAARDWYQIENANELPNLVDRIQPPVYRGSTEKVSTQEEKLIAYLETTSPRQLLIDISDGAEPSKGDLQALEEVMFQQQLSPGVTNVLIQYVMLKTDMKLSKNYLEKIASHWSRKKVKSVKEAMELAKNEHRQYQEWAENKKTQNNVRKQPIRKEKLPDWFVENDETENQSVQAKPDQESIEEKRKRLEELQKKFKK
- the dnaI gene encoding primosomal protein DnaI — its product is MDRIDQTLGRMMNSGGFQQRYEQMKQEIMSHPDVQAFLREHTGEITQTMLKNSMMKLYEYISQAKNCRNCPSLGECANMMNGYEPELSLRGSSIDIHYRKCHRKAIDDERKQLEKMIQSIYMPKDILGASFGDFSLDTEGRLNAYEFAVDFASRYEPGKKMKGLYLYGNFGVGKSYLLGAIANQLAEKQIASLIVYVPEFFREMKQSLGDHTLSEKLERVKKAPILMLDDIGAEAMTSWTRDEILGSIVQFRMQENLPTIFTSNFDYQGLQHHLSYTQRGEEEKLKAARIMERIKYLTTPVRVEGPNRRTGM